The sequence GTCTTTCATTGTCTGCGGCAGTCTTGGTCACGGGCAGGTATCCCGTTCCGATTACCCAGTCTGCCATATTTTCGTCCTCATACAGGAACTTCATAAATTCCCAGCAGGCACGTACTTCGTCTTCCTTTTCGGCGAAGCACGCGAGCATATTGCCGCCTACGCATACCGTATAATCTTCTTCGCTTCCCGTTCTTGGGAAGGGCGCAGTCCGCAGGTCAAAATCGCAGCTATCCTGCATATATCCCAGTTTTCCGATCGTAACAATTTGCGTAGCCATCTTCCCTGCCGCAAAAGCCCCGAGGGCTTCTTCCGAACCTAAACTGATGCAGGCGCCGTTTTTAAATCCATCCTGCCATTTCTGGAAGAGCTCCGCCACCTGCGGCGTATTAAAGGTCGCGGTCGCCTGACCGCTGCCATCCACGGTATACATATTCGCGCCTGTCCCCATGATCATCGGACTCAGCGTATAAGTATTCGGTATAATCTCGTAATAAAGGCCTTCAAGTCCCGTCTTATCCTTTATCGTCTGGCCGGCAGCCAACCATTCGTCAAATGTTTCCGGAGGATTATCCGGATCTAGTCCCGCCTGTTTGAATATATCTGCGTTATAGAACACCACCGGCGTGGAAGCGGCATAGGGAAGCCCCAGCATTTCGCCGTTTACAGCCGTGCCCAGCTCAATAATATTCGGTTCCAGCATTTCTTCCAGATACCCCGCGTCTTCCGGCGCATACTGTTCAATAATCTTTTTCGGTCCCATATACTGCGGGAAGTTTTCCGCGAAATAGTTCAGATAGTTATATCCTACCTGTACTACACCCGGATAGTTGCCAATCGCGAGCTCTGCCTGCAGATTCTGTGCAACGCCCTGATAGGCGTTTGCATTAAATTTGCCTACTACCGTGATATTTTTTCCATTTGTTTCATTGAATTTCTTAATCAGTTCTTCGACAACCGGTCCGCCCTGTGTTTCGCTGTTAATATGCCAATACTCTATCGTTACCGCCGGATATTCCTCCGCAGCCACTGCTTCTCCATCGGACGATACCGCCTGCGTCGCTTCTTTGCTTACCTGGACCGCAGGCGCCGTGCCTGAGCCGCAGGACACCAAAGCGATGCACATCGCTATCATCAATACAACGCATACCATTTTTCTCATCATACTGCTGTGAGGCTTTTTACTCTTTTTCATTTTCATTATTACCTCCAATAACTTGACAAATTCAACTTCAAAGCGTTTACTTCGCGACCTTTTACTTTTCACCCCCTTTCATTTTCTGCAATTTTTTTGTGATGTTTCTATGGAAGCATCCTTTTCCGGATATTTGAGATTTATAATATTGGTGTCCAAATGTGCCGCACCGATAAGATACGTGATCCAAGTACGGTTCATAGATTTTTTCCAAAACCATTTAAGTAATAAAAATTTCGTATGATAATAAAAATCTGGTTGAATAATGGATAAATTTGTAGTTGTGCGATAAAAGCTAATTTTCGTTGAATTTTTTATTAATATTATGATATATTAATTACTTCGCTTCGTCAAGTATTTTTGAATTCATTTTCATTTAAATAATATATTAATTAGTTCACATTTGTGCATTTCTTTTATTTTATCTCTATTTAAAGCATTTTCTATTCATTTTATCTAAGTTTCCAATATCAATCATTAAAGTGTTATAAATAATATTATTAATATTTCATCATTATTTTATTAATAATATTGTAAAAAATACTGGTATATTGTTTGATACAATGATATAATGAATAAAATCTTTAAAAAATTATTGTATAATAAAAAGAATCTTAAACTAGAAGATAAGGGAAATTGATATGAAAAAAAGAATCACAATGGCAGACATCGCTGCCGAAGTCGGGGTTTCACAATCCGCCGTTTCCATTATATTAAGCGGGAGAAAAGACATCAGCTTTGCCGATGAGACGATAGACAAGGTTCATGCAGCATGCAGCAAGCTTGGATATAAGTCCGCCCGTTCTCTATCCCGTATCAATTCCAAAACGATTATGATCATGAGTGAGAATCTGACGATCCCTTATTATGCCCTGCTCACGCAGCAGATCGAGAATACTGCGCATCTTCACGGTTATAAATCCTTTATATGCAATACCAACCGGAACAAAGACTTTGAAATCGCCTACCTTGAGATGGCGACCAAAATGGATGTCGCGGGGATTATTTGCCTTACCCATCCGCACTGCCCTGAGAAATTCAGCGAAGTCTCCAAAAAAATACCCGTGATCGCGGTATGCGACAGGGTTGAAAATCTTTCCGTAGACATTGTGGAAATGGATAACTATAAGGCGTCTATCCTTTTGATCGATCATCTGGTGGAATTGGGGCATAAAAAAATCATGCTGCTTACCGCCTCGCCCGATATTAACATAGGCAGGCAATTCCGCTTAAAAGGGCTTAAACACCAGATGACCCATTATGGGCTTGCCGATTCTTTTGCCATGCGGGTCAAGGATGTCGATTGGAAAAGCGAAATGGCGGGATTGGTGGACGACTACACAATCGGCTATGAGCTTATGCAGGATCCTGCCATTTTAAAGGAGGGTTTCACCGCCTTTATCGGCATGTCGGACCTTGTGTCCCGTGGAATTGCCGACGCCCTCATCGAAAAAGGCAAGCGGATTCCCGAGGATTTTTCGATCTGCGGGTACGATAATCTGCTTTACGCCCGTTTACTGCCCGTTTCTCTTACAACCATCGATCATCATATCGAACAAAAGGGGCTGTTGGCATTTGAACTCTTGCAGCGCCAGATGAAAATCCTCAACAACAGGGAAGATATGGATTTTCAGGAAGCGCGCATTAAACTCGAGCATCCGCCCGTACTCGTGGTTCGTAAATCCACAGGTCCCGCGCCCAGATGACAGATTATTCCCTGTCCTGCTTTTGCAGCGCAGCCGCGATAAACGCGCGAAACAGGGGGTGTGCCTTATTCGGACGGCTTTTAAACTCCGGATGAAATTGGACGCCGACAAAAAAATCATTTTCCAAAAGCTCTACTGCCTCTACAAGCTTGCCGTCAGGCGACATCCCGCAAATTTTCAGTCCGTGTTTTTCCATTTCCCGCCTGAACTCGTTATTGAACTCATAGCGGTGACGGTGGCGCTCGGAAACCTCATCTTTTCCATATGCTTTTTGCAGGATGGAATCCGGCACGATCTTACACGGATATGCCCCCAGACGCATCGTGCCTCCCTTTTTTTCCACACCGTATTGATCGGGCATCAGATCGATGACGGCATGTGCCGTCTCTTCGTTGAATTCGCCGGAGTCGGCGTCGGCGTAGCCAAGCACATGGCGCGCATACTCGATCACCGCAACCTGCATGCCTAAGCATATCCCCAGAAAGGGAACATTTTTTTCCCGCGCATACCGCGCGGCATGAATTTTCCCTTCGACTCCCCTGCTGCCAAAGCCGCCCGGCACCAAAATTCCATTGCATGCCGCAAGCTTTTCTTGTACATTGTCCGGTGTAAGTTTTTCAGAATCGATCCATTCTATTTCTACTTTCGCGCCGTTTTCATATCCGCCGTGCGCAAGCGCCTCCGCTACGGAAAGATACGCGTCGTGCAACTGTACGTATTTTCCCACCAGCGCGATTTTTACCTGCCGACGGCTGTGTTTCATCCTATCCAGCATTTGCTCCCAGTCCGAAAGATCGGGGGCGGTACATTTCAGGCCCAGTTCGCGGCACACAATATTTGCCAGCCCGTTTTGCTCAAGCATGAGCGGCGCTTCATAGAGTACGGGCAGCGTCCGGTTTTCAATGACGCAATCCGGTTTTACGTTGCAGAACAGCGCGATTTTCTGGCGTATCGCCTCGCCCGTCGGTTCGTCGCTGCGCATGACGATAATATCCGGCATAATACCAAAGGACTGCAGTTCCTTGACGGAATGCTGCGTCGGCTTTGATTTATGCTCGCCTGAGCTTTTCAGGTAGGGCACCAGCGTCACATGCAAAAACAGGCAATTTTCCCTGCCCGCTTCGTGTGATACCTGCCTGATCGCTTCCAAAAACGGCTGGCTTTCAATATCGCCTGTCGTACCGCCGATTTCCGTGATGACAATATCTGCGTCCGTCTTTTTGCCCACGGCATAAATAAAGCTTTTGATCTCATTGGTGATATGCGGGATCACCTGCACCGTTTCCCCCAGATATTCACCCTTTCGTTCCTTATCGAGCACATTGGCGTATACCCTGCCCGTCGTAAGGTTGGAGAACCTGTTCAGGTCTTCGTCGATAAACCGTTCGTAATGTCCCAAATCGAGGTCTGTTTCCGCGCCGTCATCCGTTACGAAAACCTCGCCGTGCTGGTAAGGGCTCATCGTGCCCGGGTCAATGTTGATATACGGGTCCAGTTTTTGCGCCATGACCTTTAATCCGCGCGCTTTCAGAAGCCTGCCGAGCGAAGCCGCCGTAATTCCTTTTCCAAGCCCCGATACCACGCCGCCCGTTACGAAAATATACTTTGCCATTCCTTTCTCCCCTCCGTTACTCATACGTTTCCAACAGCTTCTCCGCGACCTGCCGGCGCGTCATCCGTAGGTCCATCGCCTGTCTTTCAATATATCTGTGCGCTTGCGCCTCCGTCATGCCCAATACCTCGATCAAAATACATTTTGCGCGGCTGACAACGCCAATATCTTCAATTTTGCGCTCCAGTTTCACTTTTTCTTTCTGGAATTGCGCAATGCGCGTCCTGCATGCGAGCGCCAGCCGGAACGCACGGTAAAAAAACTTCTGACTGACCGGCGTCCTGATGACGAGCGCTCCCAGTTTTTCCATGCGGATCACATCGCGTTCATCCACTTCGTTTCCCATCACCATCATAATGCCGCAGGAAAAATTCTGCGCCGCGTGCGCCGCGAGCCGTCCGGTTTTTCCGTCCGCGTGCGGGGCGTTTACGATCAAAAGTTCCGGATCGTATAACTGCAGGATTTCTTTAGCCCGCGTACTATCGTCCGCCGTGAAAATTTCATGTTCGCCATATTTCAGGATCAGAGACTCGAAAAAATCCCTGCCCTTTGCCGACTCTGATACGATCAATATGCGACTCATGACGCTTTCCTTTCTAATTTTGCGTATACAACAATCTATATGGATTTTTGCTGTCCGGCCTCAGCACATAAAAAGTACTGTCCATAATTTCCGCTTCCATATGCCCGAACATTTTGCAAAATTCTTTTACGTAACCCCGTATATCCTGAAGATCCTTTTCTCCCGCCTTTTGCATGGCGACCTGCGGCGGCAGGTTTTGCGGCGCCTGATCGCATCTTAAGTATATTTTGCCGCCGTGCATCCCTACCCCGCAAAAATTTCCGATAGGGTCCGCATGATAAAGGCCGAGCACAAGGATCGTTCCGCCCGCCTGGTATTCCCCAAGAAAGCTTCCCGCCGATCCGCCGACCACCAGCAACGGACTTTTTCCCTCGTATTCTTTCATATGGATACCCGCCCGATACCCCACGTCTCCGTTTACAAAAATCTTGCCTCCGCGCATGGCGTAACCAGTTGCATCGCCCGATGTGCCGGCGATATAGATCGCGCCGTCGTTCATGGTGTCGCCCGCCTGGTCCTGGGCGTTCCCGTTGACCAGGATCGTGCTCCCGTCAAGGTATGCCCCCAACGCGTTTCCCGGCGTTCCGTTGATCACGATATGCTTGCCGGAAAGGCCGCTCCCAATATAACGTTGTCCCATACAGTGGTCGATTATTACTTCTTGATCCGCTTCCCTGATCTTTTCGTTCAATGTCTTAAAGTGCATACCCCTTGCGTCTATTTTCATACCTTGCTTCCTCCCAGCTTCTGCTTTCTCTGCGCCCTCGA comes from Christensenellaceae bacterium and encodes:
- the pyrG gene encoding CTP synthase, which gives rise to MAKYIFVTGGVVSGLGKGITAASLGRLLKARGLKVMAQKLDPYINIDPGTMSPYQHGEVFVTDDGAETDLDLGHYERFIDEDLNRFSNLTTGRVYANVLDKERKGEYLGETVQVIPHITNEIKSFIYAVGKKTDADIVITEIGGTTGDIESQPFLEAIRQVSHEAGRENCLFLHVTLVPYLKSSGEHKSKPTQHSVKELQSFGIMPDIIVMRSDEPTGEAIRQKIALFCNVKPDCVIENRTLPVLYEAPLMLEQNGLANIVCRELGLKCTAPDLSDWEQMLDRMKHSRRQVKIALVGKYVQLHDAYLSVAEALAHGGYENGAKVEIEWIDSEKLTPDNVQEKLAACNGILVPGGFGSRGVEGKIHAARYAREKNVPFLGICLGMQVAVIEYARHVLGYADADSGEFNEETAHAVIDLMPDQYGVEKKGGTMRLGAYPCKIVPDSILQKAYGKDEVSERHRHRYEFNNEFRREMEKHGLKICGMSPDGKLVEAVELLENDFFVGVQFHPEFKSRPNKAHPLFRAFIAAALQKQDRE
- a CDS encoding ABC transporter substrate-binding protein codes for the protein MKMKKSKKPHSSMMRKMVCVVLMIAMCIALVSCGSGTAPAVQVSKEATQAVSSDGEAVAAEEYPAVTIEYWHINSETQGGPVVEELIKKFNETNGKNITVVGKFNANAYQGVAQNLQAELAIGNYPGVVQVGYNYLNYFAENFPQYMGPKKIIEQYAPEDAGYLEEMLEPNIIELGTAVNGEMLGLPYAASTPVVFYNADIFKQAGLDPDNPPETFDEWLAAGQTIKDKTGLEGLYYEIIPNTYTLSPMIMGTGANMYTVDGSGQATATFNTPQVAELFQKWQDGFKNGACISLGSEEALGAFAAGKMATQIVTIGKLGYMQDSCDFDLRTAPFPRTGSEEDYTVCVGGNMLACFAEKEDEVRACWEFMKFLYEDENMADWVIGTGYLPVTKTAADNERLKKFLDENSLMQASIETWTDARAWPSWPGPNGMNIDQILVDMRDSIISNYVDPTEALSGAQDTINGMLK
- a CDS encoding LacI family transcriptional regulator, producing MKKRITMADIAAEVGVSQSAVSIILSGRKDISFADETIDKVHAACSKLGYKSARSLSRINSKTIMIMSENLTIPYYALLTQQIENTAHLHGYKSFICNTNRNKDFEIAYLEMATKMDVAGIICLTHPHCPEKFSEVSKKIPVIAVCDRVENLSVDIVEMDNYKASILLIDHLVELGHKKIMLLTASPDINIGRQFRLKGLKHQMTHYGLADSFAMRVKDVDWKSEMAGLVDDYTIGYELMQDPAILKEGFTAFIGMSDLVSRGIADALIEKGKRIPEDFSICGYDNLLYARLLPVSLTTIDHHIEQKGLLAFELLQRQMKILNNREDMDFQEARIKLEHPPVLVVRKSTGPAPR